The following is a genomic window from Bubalus bubalis isolate 160015118507 breed Murrah chromosome 6, NDDB_SH_1, whole genome shotgun sequence.
AGATTTGTATTGCTATTTTTCACTTATCAATTTTAAATGGTATCTATATGCTTATTATTATGGCAGTTGATATTTTAGATCTCTTGCACCAACACCAGCCATTTCTCCACTTTCATCCTCAGAACAGAGTCACTGATACAGTTGGTTAAACCAGTAGTTAGATATTGCATTGAAGGAGTTCAGTGTGCCAAACCTAAATGTGCCATTCTGGTGTATTGACTATTTTGAGTTAAAGGCACTTGAAAAACAGTGACTGCACAAAGGACATTCtgatcttccttctttttcttaaaagcagGAGATCAAATTCCCATAGGAAAGATGTCTTTTCTCtaccagaaggaaagaaacattcTTTATCAAAGACATGCTGAAATAAATCTGTACAAACTTTGTTTAAATAACCCTCACCTTCCTAGTCACTTCTCTACTCATTTAACTATCCCAATGCAACCCCCCTTTGCCTAGTCACATTTTCACAATTTTACTACTTGTCAAATCAATATATAAGCATTCAACTCTGCTTTTTTGGGTCCTCACTTTTCTTGTGAAGACTCCCATGTACCTGTAAAAAACATATAATTAAAACTTGTATGTTTTCTGCTGTTAATCTGCCTTCTGTCAGTTTAATTCATAGGCCCAGCCAGAAACTCTAACAAGGTAGAGGAGAAATTATTCCTCCCCTACAGCATTGTTATAATTCTATCATTCACAGATGAGCTAtttactttttcacattttttttgttttttttttgtatagttgttaatgactcaaaaataaatttaatatgaaGCACTGTATCATAGGGCTttccatgtggtgctagtggtaaagaacctgcctgtcaatgcaggagatgtgagactcagtttcaatccctgggtggagaagatcccctggaggaaggcacagcaacccactccagtattcttgcttggagaatcccatggacagaggagcctgtcaggctactgtccatagggtctcacaaagtcagacacaactgaagcgacttagcacgcatgcactgtGTCATAGTTAATATGTCATCATTAGATGGTCTAGTGACTGCCCATCTGCCAGCACTGAAATTACTTGTGAGCTCATCTCAGGAAACCAATTTTACCCTAAAATAGAGTAGTACTTGTGTTATCCTCACAAAATTCTTGGAAGAAGCAACATAAAGTAACAGAAAGATGAGGTAATGAATGTGAAAGCTCTTTGTAAACTGTTGACCTGAAACAGACTGCCAGATATTTTTCcagcaagatcagatcagatcagatcagttgctcagtcgtgtccgactctttgcgaccccatgaatcgcagcacgccaggcctccctgtccatcaccaactcccggagttcactcagactcacatccatcgagtcagtgatgccatccagccatctcatcctctgtcgtccccttctcctccttcccctaatccctcccagcatcagagtcttttccaatgagtcaactctttgcatgacgtggccaaagtactggagtttcagctttagcaccattccttccaagaTGGGTTGATTTGGGATCAGCAGAAAATTGCAATTCCAATGGTTTGCAACCAGGGCCAGCCATGTGCAAGTCCTTAAGTAGCATAGGGAGGAGAATGCTTTTACAGAGAAAAACCAGAAGTTGGGATGGCCACGGTAAACAAAGATTCTATGACTTTTCATTGGCTGAATCCACGTAAGGAAAGAAGTGAAGTCCTTCTTCCTATTGACCTCTGCTGTCTCTCAGGGCATGAGAACTCTCCATTCTGATCGCCCAACTTCATTTAAGTGAGGCTTCTGTTAATTGTTTACAAAACATTACGtgtaagggaaataaaaagcaaaataatcagACCAGGGGATTTTCACTATTTTTGACAGTGAAAACAGAGTTCTAGTCTTCATTTCTCTCTGAATTGACTGTGAGAAAATCTTTTCATATCTAGGGTGGCTATTTTCTAACTGGTAAGGCAGGTAGACCTACCAAAAACTATGAATTACTAATATATGTCTACACTACTGACACTACTTGgatacatgctgctaagtcgcttcagtcgtgtccgactctgtgcgaccccagagacggcagcccaccaggctcccccgtccctgggattctccaggcaagaacgctggagtgggttgccatttccttctccaatgcataaaagtgaaaagtgaaagtgaagtcgctcagtcgtgtccgactattagcgaAAGATATATATAACAATCTGCAAACTAAGTTTGTATTACTAGACAATCTTTAACTACCTACCAGCTCTGAGTATTATTTTGCTTCTAAATGAGACATTAATTACACTCAAGCTATCACTGTCCCCACAGCACAGACACAGCAAAGTAGAAATATCTAGATAGGAGACTGCTAGAGCGACTGTTTCctgaagacacaggagactgtAAGATGGGAAGGCACGCAATATGTGGTAGATCCCGTAACAAAATCAAAAGTGTGAAAACAATCAGAAATTAACATGATTAATTAAATGGCTGTTGAGAACACTTTCTTCACTGTAAGACGGTTATGTACATCGATAGGGCTTGGCACACACAATGAACCTTCCCTGTGGGCACTTGGCTTTTGCGAAGCCTGAGAAGGAAACCTTCATACTCTCGGGTTTCCCAGCGTGCCTTGCGCTGCTCTTGGCGGGAAAGGTGACCTGAATCTGGGGTCAAAATCGACTGTCTCGGCTGCGCAGGCAACCGTTGAAGGAAGGCGCATGCGCGACAGACGGAGCGCGTGCCGTTTCTTTCAGGTCTCCTGGTTGCTGTCGGCGGAACTCTCAGACGATACGTAATACATATTTGTTtcgtttttgttttcattcttttggttTATAATGTCTTCTCCGTTACCTCCCAtctacttttaaatttctttctttcttttttttgggggggggcaagATTTATTGTGATTGTGAACAGAGGAGAAGGGCTCAGTCCTTCTTGGCTGCCGCTTTCCTCATGGCGGCCAAGACGTTGCTcagctcctctctcttcctcttcgcGCGGATATGTGTCCCCACCCTTTTCTTGATGAACTTGAGGGCCCGCTTGTCCTTGGAGACCTTGAGCAGCATCATGGCTCGTCGCTTGTAAGGGGCGAAGCCACACACCTCCCGGATCATGTCCCGCACGAACTTGGTGTGTTTGGTgagacggcggcggcggcggctgtgCCTCGGCTTGCCCACGTTCTTGGTCACCTTGTGACCCTTGTTGAGGCCCACGGCCATGGGGTAGCGCAGAGCCATGGCTGTTGTTCCACAATGGCTGCTGCGGCGGAAGGctacttttaaatttcttaagatCTTAGTGGTGAAACATTCAGGGGAGGGAGAAAATGTATACCTGCTTATTTTTCACAGAGGTTCTTGAGATTAGGTGAACTCTGGCATCCAGTCCAGGCCTTATTAGGATAAATGTAAATGGTTACGGTAAATAGACTCTTCTGTGAATtcgtctcggagaaggcaatggcagcccactccagtactcttgcctggaaggtcccatggatggaggagcctggtaggcttcagtccatggggtcgctgagtcggacatgactgagcgacttcactttcacttttcactttcgtgcactggaggaggaaatggcaacccactccagtgttcttgcctagagaatcccagggacggcggagcctggtgggctgccgtctatggggtcgcacggagtcggacacgactgacatgacttagcagcagcagcaacaagtgaATTCTTCCAGATGAATTGTTtggttaagaaaaatgaaattggggccaaaaaaaaaaacacaaacacctcAAAACTTAtatcaaagaaatgagaaatctgaATCAGTCCAAAAAATCTAAAATACGTTTTATTGCTGTTTTATGGTGGTTCCACAGGGTAGGACAATATGTTATATCCAGAGCCATGCTCAAGTTCAGGGAAGGAATGTTTCGTCATTTGGTCATTTTGAAactacaaatttaaaacaaaaattaaaagattattttaaaggaTGGCAGGGGCAGTTTTTCATTACCTACCTGTGCAGTGTTATCAATGTTTGAATACTGCGAAGTGAAGAAAATagtagctgctgctaagtcgcttcagtcgtgtccaactctgtgtgaccccatagacggcagcccactaggctcccccgtccctgggagtctccaggcaagaacactggagtgggttgccatttcctcctccagtgcacgaaagtgaaaagtgaaagtgaagtcgctcagtcgtgtcggactcttagcgaccccatggactgcagcccaccaggctcctccatccatgggattctccaggcaagagtactggagtagggtgccattgccctctcagAAAATAGTagactgtgctttaaaaaaaaaaaaaacgctctTTTAAAGCGCTTTTTAAataatcccttaaaaaaaaaaaagacttttaaagagCTTTCTTAATAACCCTTTTTTGTGTCAGGCTTGCTAGTCAAGCGGCTTGAAATTAACAGTTTACTTAATTTTATAGCAAAATGAACCTGTTTTCAAAGATTATAAGTAAAAAAAAGAGTCCCATTATTTATTCCCATAAAACTCTTTTGACTTTACATGTAGTGAACCAGATTAGAGATAAAAATAAGATCTGGAGTTAAAGCTTGTATTTCTGTCACAAGgttgaattaaagaaaatatcagaaGATGGCTACTGCACAATTACAGAGAACTTCCATGGTATGATTTCTTGTATTTTAATATAGctaattttattgtttcttgaatTATCAAGTATTTTTATGTATGAGAAAGTTGAACCTTTGAGAGTTTAATGATGCCAGTAAACTCCATGTTTTAAGAAATGAAGATATTTGCTAAACTAATTTGAATTAATGGAGAATTTTATTGGATGCTTGATGCATTGCATTAAATTGCCGCTTCAAATTCAGCTTGCATTAGGTATCAATGAATGCTGTTATGTTGCCTTGATGAAATTATCACTAATATTAGTCCTCTCCTAGAACATGAATTTTTATGCCCCACAAATATATCTCTTCACATATCTTGCATTACAGTTACCTGTCTGTATTAAACCCAGTCAATaactaaagagaaaagaaggaaaaaattagatAGAAAAATCAGTGCTATTTATCCATGTGTTATGCAGTTAACCTACAAGGGGATTTCTAATGATATTTAAGCAGTTTTTGCCTGTTACCTTTAGACTGCCACcctggaaacaccctcacagTGTAGAAGCCATCCTGATTTTCTGGGGATTCTAACCACCATGGTTAAGAATTTTGGAGAAGTACCATGTTTATGCAAAAAAATTAGATCTACTTTAAGTTCAAGAAGACTGTATTTTTAGTAAagctaaataaaatgtttttaatttccattgaATTTTAGAGTGCACTGATATTTCCTAATAAGATATCAACTGAGCAGCAGTCTTTAGTGTTAGTGAAGAGGCTCCTAGCAGTTTCAGTATCCTGCATCACATATTTGAGAGGAATATTTCCGGAATGTGCTTATGGAACAAGATATCTAGATGGTAAcgtaatgtttatttaaaaactttctttaaaCATGTTATTTTTTAGTTTGGCTTGCTCTAAAATGGTAGTTTTTTActtaaaggttttgtttttataatagcAGCTGTATTGAGATATGATTTGCATATCTAACAATTCATTGATTTAAAGTGCAGAATTCATTGATTCTGGGTATATTCACCACAATCAGTTTTAAAGCATTTCAGCACctcaaaagaaaccccatacccattaaGTCACTCTCTATTTCCCCCATTTCCAGTCCTAGGCAACCACcgatctgctttctgttttttatgtctttatttgcctattctagacatataaataaatgaaataatgtaatatatGTGGTCCTTTgtaattggcttctttcatttgacATAATGTGTTTAAGTTTCATTCATTTTGTAGCTTGGATTACTACCTTTtttttgctgaataatattccattatatgaatataccacattttatttacctaCTACCagttgatgaatatttgggttgtttccactttgggctTTTCAAATAATGCCACAATtacaaatttttgtgtggacatataagtggtttttttaagtatattcaaTACCTTTGAAAGCACTTAATCATAAAATTTCCCCTCAATCTCTCAAGTATAATATCACCTGACATTActcttaaaatgatgaaataaatagGTAAAAACATCCTACTTATAGTCTCCTACAGTGGTAGTGTGTGTTCTTGTGTTATTTTAAAGAAGTGAAAGTAATACAGCCATTTTATACTGTAATAATGATTTACTATCTATCACATAATGTGTACCTTATATTGTTCACCAACTTTGTTGGCAATATGTTAAGCACCATATTATGTGTGATATCTTGTTAGTTCGTATTACAGGCCTATGAGTTAGATACTGTTCCTGTTTTTCACATATGAAACCTGAGACTGACTGATCTTACTAATTGTTTCCTTGCAGGGCTCTGTCTGATAGCCTTTTAACTTCTTGGCCTTTTGCAAGTATTTAATTGGGATAAGGGGCCAGAACAAATTTTCTAAGACTCTTAGATaacaatggctgctgctgctgctaagtcgctttagtcgtgtccgactctgtgcgaccccatagacggcagcccaccaggctcccccgtccctgggattctccaggcaagaacactggagtgggttgctatttccttctccaatgcatgaaggtgaaaagtgaaagtgaagtcgctcagtcgtatctgactctcagcgaccccacggactgcagcctaccaggctcctccgtccatgggattttccaggcaagagtactggagtggggtgccattatatcTAAGTgttctgtatcttttaaaatggaaaattttttctaTCCACCAACGTGCATCCTAAGCAATTATGACGCTATTTTATAATAAGGATAAAAAGATGATTGGTTTCCATGcaacctttctttctttaattttattaacatCAATCATTTGGAAGTTCATTGCTATTAATAATAAACCTGTAATACACAACTGAAGAAAATAATCTTCATTTAAGTTTTTAGATGCTTACTAATCTTAAATATCTCTATAtccttatttttgtatttagaTCTTTGTGTCAAAATTCTGAGAGAAGATAAAAATTGTCCAGGATCTACACAGTTAGTGAAGtggtaagtaaaataaataacgaaagaaaattatttttcctaaatcaTATTTTTTTGGTACCTTGTATACATTTAAGTGTTTAATCCAGTTTTAGTGATTTCCCCCTTTAATGCTGGATACCACTTCTGCAGATCTTTGgatttttgcattaaaattttctttatttcatgctCCATGTGAGCGGGcttaattttcctatttttgttcCTCTGTCTTCCTATTTTCATCCCCTAttgacattttatatttctaccacattgttttgttttattgtttaagcTAGAAATAAGGGAGcttcattattaataataattgtgTATTAGTAATGAGATAATGAGACATTTAAAGAACTATTTTCTGGAAGTGAATTCAGTCTAAAAATGAatccttaattattttttaggATGTTAGGATGCTATGATGCTTTACACAAAAAATATGTAAGTCaatatctctttattcttttttttcatagtttataGTCTACAAATGTAAAGCAGTTACCATATAGTAAAAGATTAATTTAAACTAACTTGGGTATAGGCCAGCCCAAAGCTAaaagtttgtatattttaaagattaatattCAACTCATTTAAAGCTAACAGAATTATTATTTAACAGATTTTGACAAGCCAGTTTTGATTATTAGCACTCatctgccatacccttctccaggagatcttccctatccaaggactgaacctgtatctctcaTGTCACCTgtactggcaagtgggttctttaccactagcaccacctgggaagccccatttgcaTTAATAACATATATTAACTTATAAAAACTTAATGAATTAAAACAtcatttgaaataattctttCATTAGTTTCACATGCCTTCTAAAATCATATTTATACtaataatgtaataaattattctttatgagaatttaaaaataaacttacatgTAGTCTAGGTTAAACTGGGACAAGGCTTTATGTATACTTACTGAGCTTACATTTATATCAACAAAGCAAATCTAActctaaaatattatgaaaaagataaaattttatccATGGTCTCCAACCTTCTTTATTAAgacattatgtttttaatattcattaaatgaGTGCCTGTTCTGTGCTAGGCACATATATTCTAGATAGGAGCTGGTAAGTTAAAATGGTCAACAAGACAAAGAGGGCCTCTCCTACAATGGGAAAACAGCCAATCAAACAAGGAGATTAGATAACATCCAATTGTGTTAAATgccattaacattttaagaaaaagaatgtggCAAATGGAGAGGTGGTGTAACTTTAGATTGGGTAGTATGAAGAGCTTCTTTGAGGAGGTGATACTTAAGCTGAGACTTGAATTAGAAGAAACCAGTTAGACATTGATATTGGGAGAATATTCCTGACAGAGGAGcaaatgcaaagagttggagggGAATTTGGCCAGTTCAAGGAATAAAAAGAAGGCCAGAATGATTGGAGTGTGATGAATAGAGCAAGAGAGTGgcaagaatccacccgcaatacaggagacccaggttcgatccttgggtcaggaagatcccctggaggagggcgtggcaacccactccggtattcttgtctggagaatctcatggaccgaggagccaggcaggctacagtccatagggttgcccagagtcagacatggctgaagcaactgagcacacacacacatagaccaggatgacaaaggaaaaaaatgaaaagattccaGGTATACCTGACAGAACTGATTGGATTTGTTGATAGATTGGTTCTGGAGTATAAGGAAAAGATCCAAATTAAGGGTGACTCGGATTTTTGCGGATTACTAGAGTGAATGATTTCCTGTGATTCTCTATTCTGTTAGGCCCCAAAGCCTCTTTCCTTTACTCAATTAGCAGGGCCCTGAACTGTTTTTCTCAAAACCAGTTCTCATATTGGGTAAGATTTAATGAGTTATTTCACAATATGTATTTTCCTTGTAACTGGCAGTAATGCCTCATTTGCTTAATAAGTGATAGAAATTTCGACCTTCAGTAAGGtaactagaaataaatatttgggggaaTAGGGAAGGATATCTGAGATACTGCTTTACCTGTAGCAAATGAAGTTTGTTTTTTCTGAGATTATTTTTATTAGGAATAAATGTTGAAATAGGACAAATAATTCTTATGATCCATCAtgcaaaaatatagaataaaaataagatttttgttctttgttaTATTTCAGCTGAGGATGGTTGTTCTAGctgtaagtatttttaaattgtatgttCCTTATAAAAGACTGTTAAATTCAGCCTTGCTTAATTAAATAATGCTGAAACCATCTATTTATTATATCATACAAACCACTGATCTGTTCATTAGAAAAAAGTAATATTTGTTGGGGGGTGGGTtgttctgtattttgttttactgaattcatttaatattttaatctaaatATCCAGTTTAGTTCTCCTTATATGTAACTTATGTAACTcagttgtaaattatttttaaataggtgTACACCAATCCAGAAGACCCTCAGGTATGTTTAAGTTAGTAAAGAAACATAATGCCTCTAATATCTATAAGTAACATAAAAGTATAATAGTTTCTAATGCTTTAATTGTGCTTTTGTCAATGCAATTTCACATATATTTCCACGTTTGAACTTCATAAAGACTTCTGAGTTAAGACAAGGCTTGTATTGTTACCCTTAAACAGATTAACACCCTTAACTACAAGGGAGATTGTGTGACTGATTCAAGGCCACAAAGATACAAATCCTGACTTCTGATCTTTTACAGCGTTCTTATTTTTAATGGTATTCTTTTTATAGAATTATAAAAGGAGTtgagttttagaaaaataagatacTAATCCTTGATTTTTGACTGTAAACCCTAATCCAATCACATGTACCTGTTCATCTGACAATTAAAGAAAGGGTTAtaagaagtgaaagggaaaaccAGAGAAACAAAAGGGTGTACTTCCCTGCTGATCCAggggttaggaatccacctgccaagggacacaggtttgatccctgggttaggaggatcctATATGCCCTGGAACTACTAGGCCAGTGCTGCACAACTTCAGAGTCCACGCACCTGGAGCCTTTTCTAAgttcttttctgccttttctaaatccagcttgtacatctggaagttctcagtacatgtgctgttgaagcctagcttgaaggattttgaacattacttgcTAGTGTGTAAAATAAGTGCAACTGTAtagaagtttgaacattctttggctttgcctttctttggaattggaatgaaaactaatcttttccaggcctgtggccactgctgagttttccaaatttgctggcatattgagtgcagtactttagcAGCagcgtcttttaggatttgaaatagctaagctgggatttcatcacctccactagttttgtttgtagtaatgcttttgCTTACTATATAGTAAGGATTTAAGTCCTGTGCTAAACCATTCTGTTAGTGGAAAAGATGCGCTACCTCCCTTACCAGCCTATTAAGGAGTTCCTTCCCTCTGGTATGTAAAACATAAATTGCAGTGAGTGGGGAATAGGTATCTTAGTGGCACTGAAGTCCCAAATCCAAGGGCCTGGAATTGACTATTTAGGATTGGAAAGTTTCAATGGATGAATATGGATTATCATGCAGAAAGAATTATTAAATGGTGAgacataaaaaaaatctatatgtaGCTACTtaaccaccagttcagttcagttcagtcactcagttgtgtctgactctttgtgaccccatgaactgcagcacatcaggcctccctgtccatcaccaactcccagagtccacctaaacccatgtccattgagtcggtgatgccatccagccatctcatcctgtcatccccttctcctcctgccctcaatctttcccaacatcagggtcttttcaaatgaatcagctcttcacatcaggtggccaaagtattggagtttcagcttcaacatcagtccttccagtgaacacccaggactgatctcctttaggatggtctggttggatctccttgcagtccaagggactctgaagagtcttctccaacaccacagttcaaaagcatcagttcatcggtgctcagctttcttcacagtccaactctcacatccatacatgaccattggaaaaaccatagccttgactagatggacctttgttgacaaagtaatgtctctgctttttaatatgctgtctaggttggtcataacttttcttccaaggagtaagtgtcttttaatttcatggctgcagtcaccatctgcagtggttttggagcccaaaaaaataaagtcagccactgtttccactgtttccccatctatctgccatgaagtgatgggaccagatgccatgatcttagttttctgaatgttgagttttaagccaactttttcattctcttctttcacattcatcaagaagctctttagttcttctttactttctgccataagggtggtgtcatctgtgtatctgaagttattgatatttctcccagcaatcttgattccagcttgtgcttcttccagcccagtatttctcatgatgtactctgcatagaagttaaa
Proteins encoded in this region:
- the LOC102406369 gene encoding 60S ribosomal protein L36-like → MALRYPMAVGLNKGHKVTKNVGKPRHSRRRRRLTKHTKFVRDMIREVCGFAPYKRRAMMLLKVSKDKRALKFIKKRVGTHIRAKRKREELSNVLAAMRKAAAKKD